CTCAGGTCTGTCTATCTTGTTGATTGCTACAATTATTGAAACATTTGCCGCCTTAGCATGGTTAATTGCTTCTATGGTCTGAGGCATAACACCATCGTCAGCTGCAACCACAAGTATTGCTACGTCAGTTACCTGGGCACCCCTTGCTCTCATAGCTGTAAAAGCTTCGTGCCCTGGTGTATCAAGAAAAGTTATATTTCTATTATTAATATTAACTGTATATGCACCAATATGCTGAGTGATTCCACCTGCTTCTTTCTCGGTAACATTTGTCTCTTTAATTGCATCCAATAATGAAGTTTTACCATGGTCAACATGCCCCATCACAACAACAACAGGAGGTCTTGGTACCAATTCATCTTCATTATCGTCTTCAGAATCATCAAACAGTATATCTTCTTCAGTTATAACAACTTCTTTTTCAGCAGTAATGCCATATTCATCTGCTATTATTGCAGCAGTATCAAAATCTATTTCCTGATTCACCGTTGCCATTACACCTAATTTCATCAAGCGCTTAATTACATCGGCAGATGTTTTTTTGATGGCTTCTGCAAACTCTTTAACTGTCATTGTCTCGCCCAGCTTCACAGATGTAAGAACAGCTTTTGGCGGAACCTGGTTTTCTTTCTTGTCTTTTTTATTGTCTTTCTTTGCTTTTTTAGGTTTCTTTACCTTTTCGTCATAAAACTCGTCTAAAATTTCATCATCAGACAAAACTCCTGCCACCTCTTTTTTGGCAGCAAAAATATTTTTATTTGGCTTGTTTTTGGTTTTATAGGCTTTTTTGGTCTTGCTAATATCCCTTCTGCCTTCCCTGCCTTCTTTAAAATCCCGTCTTTCCCCACGTTGACGGGTGTCTGATTGTTCTTTTTGTATAGATTTCAAATCAGCTTTTGACATCTCTTGAGCCTTCTTTGCCTCCTTACTGGAAGTTTTGTCTTTTACAATTGTCTCTTTGGTTTCTTTACCTTTATCTTCTTTTGCCACTTTTGCAGCGGGCTTTGTATCTTTTGCATCTTTTTTGCTTTCATCTTTAATTTTAGAGTCAGCCTTATGACTTTCGCTTTCCTTACTGCCCTTTTGCTCTTTAACTTTCTCTGTCTTTTTGCTGCTTTTTTTGCTTTCTTTGGATTTTTTATCAGCAGCCTCCTGTTTTTTATCTTCACTTTCTTCTGCTTTTTTTGACTTATTCTTTTGTTTTTCTTCATTAGGGGCTTCAACGGGTTTAACAGTATCCAATTGCTTTTCCCTGCTCTGTTCCCCTTGTTTTAAATCTTTGTCAGAAACAGCAGTATCGTTCTTCTTTTCACTTACCACAGCGTCTTTAACCTCATTTTCAGTCTTTTTCTTTTCAGCTTCCTTTTCCTTCTCAGAAGTTTTTGTAACAGGTCTTTTGGGCTCAAGTTTTGTCTCCCTTACAAGTCCTGGTCTTAAACCTGATGTAGATGTAGCCACTTTAACATATGGAGCTTTTTTATGCTTATCTTTTCCATCTTTTTTCTGTCCCTTGTCTCCGGACTTATTCAAATCTTCTTCAGAATCTAAATTTATCTCTACTTTTCGTATTATTCTAGGCGCTTTTTTGGCTTCCTTTTTCAGCTCTTCCTTTAACTCCTCATCAATTATAGGTATTGGCTTCTTATTGGTGGCTTGAGCTTCTTCTTTTTCCTCATCATGTCTTATAACCCCGATATAGTCATATAGAGAATCTATTTCATCACTTTCTAGAAGACTCATATGGTTTTTAACAACTATGTTTATTTCAGATAGTTTTTCAATCAGCCTTTTACTGGTGGTATTCAGCTCTTTGGCAATTTCATAAACTCTTTTTCTTGTCAATATCTTCACCCCCGCAAGCATTATTTTCATCGTCTATCATTTTCAAAAGATTATTGGAAAACCCTTTGTCCAATATGGCCACCACCGAAGTTATTCCTTTGCCAATAAATTTTCCCAATAATTCTTTTGTCCCAAATATTCTCATTTCCACTCTCCTGTGAAAACAAGCATTTTCATACTTCTTTTTTGTGTTAAATGAAGCATCTTCTGCCACGACAATTAATTTAACTTTGCCGCTCTTTAAAAGTCTTTCGCATGTTTCATCACCTGAAACCAATTTGTTAGCTTTCCTTGCAAGCCCCATAAAAGAATATATCCTATTTGTCATTTTCCGTCCCCAATTCTTTTTTTAATGCTTCATATATTTCACTTTCAATAGAAGTTTCAAATGCTCTTTCAAATCCTTTACTCTTCCTTGCCTTTTCAAAACACTCAATGTCTTTACAAATATAGGCTCCTCTGCCAGGCTTCTTGCCAACAAAGTCAATGGATATTTCATTTTCTTTGTTCTTTACCACCCTGATTAACTCTTTTTTAGGTTTCATTTCCTGACATCCTATACACATTCTCATTGGAATCCTTTTTTTCTTCATAGAGTATCACTTCCTAAACTTACATGTTCATTTTCACCAGTAAAAGGTCAGAAAATTCAAACCTTTTTTATACACTTAAACAATGTTCTCATCTAAATCCCTCTCTGAAGTCCCTTCTTCAGAAATTTCATCACCGGCTTCTACATCTTCTTTAGGAATTTCTTCCCCGATGTCTCCTTCTAAACCTTCTTCAGGAACCTCTTCCCCGGCGCCCCCTTTTAAATTTTCTTCTAGAACTTCTTCCCCGCCGTCCCTTTCTGAATATTCATCTCCTGCACTTTCACTGTTAATATTAAAGAGCTTTTGCTCAATATCTGCCCTAAGCTGGGATTCACTCTTAATATCAATTTTCCAGCCGGTTAGTTTGGCAGCAAGCCTTGCATTTTGACCTTCTTTTCCTATTGCTAAGGACAGCTGAAAGTCCGGTACCGTTACTTTTGCACTTTTCTCCTCTTCATTCACATCCACCCTTATGACCTTTGCAGGACTTAAGCTGCTTGAAATATATTCCTTCGGGTCACTGCTCCAGTTTATTATGTCTATCTTCTCCCCCCTAAGCTCATCAACAATAGCCTGGACCCTTGTGCCTTTTTGCCCTACACAAGCCCCTACAGGGTCAACATTATCGTCCCTTGAATACACTGCTACTTTTGTCCTGGAGCCTGGTTCCCTTGAAATGCTTTTAAGTTCAACTATTCCTTCGTATATTTCAGGCACTTCAAGTTCAAACAATCTTTTTACAAGCCCCGGGTGGGTTCTGGATACCATAATCTGAGGACCTTTGGTTGTCTTTTTAACTTCTATTATATACGTTTTTATCCTGTCATTAAACTTATACTCCTCACCAGGTACCTGCTCTGACGGCGCTAATATTGCTTCGGCTCTTCCTAAATCTATAATTACATTTCTTCTCTCTGTCCTTTGGACAATTCCTGTAACTATTTCCCCTTCCTTATTGGCAAATTCGTCGAAAATAATTCCCCTTTCAGCCTCTCTTATACGTTGCACAACAACCTGCTTGGCTGTCTGGGCTGCTATCCTTCCAAATTTCCTTGGAGTTACTTCTATCTCTACAACATCATCTTCTTCAAAGTCAGGATTTATTTTTTTAGCTTCCTCAATTGAGATATCAAAATTAATATTCTTTGGACTTTGGGTTACTTTTTTTAATGCAAATACTTTAAATTCCCCACTGTCCCGGTCAATTAAAACCCTGACGTTCTGGGAAGAACCAAAATTTCTTTTATATGCTGATATAAGAGCTGCTTCTATAGCTTCAATTAATGTTTCTTTATCAATTCCTTTTTCTTTCTCTAATTGTTCTAATGCATGAATTAAATCCGCACTCATTTTAGAACCTCCTCGCCTTATTTCATATGACAACTAAAAT
The genomic region above belongs to Acetivibrio saccincola and contains:
- the nusA gene encoding transcription termination factor NusA — its product is MSADLIHALEQLEKEKGIDKETLIEAIEAALISAYKRNFGSSQNVRVLIDRDSGEFKVFALKKVTQSPKNINFDISIEEAKKINPDFEEDDVVEIEVTPRKFGRIAAQTAKQVVVQRIREAERGIIFDEFANKEGEIVTGIVQRTERRNVIIDLGRAEAILAPSEQVPGEEYKFNDRIKTYIIEVKKTTKGPQIMVSRTHPGLVKRLFELEVPEIYEGIVELKSISREPGSRTKVAVYSRDDNVDPVGACVGQKGTRVQAIVDELRGEKIDIINWSSDPKEYISSSLSPAKVIRVDVNEEEKSAKVTVPDFQLSLAIGKEGQNARLAAKLTGWKIDIKSESQLRADIEQKLFNINSESAGDEYSERDGGEEVLEENLKGGAGEEVPEEGLEGDIGEEIPKEDVEAGDEISEEGTSERDLDENIV
- the rnpM gene encoding RNase P modulator RnpM codes for the protein MKKKRIPMRMCIGCQEMKPKKELIRVVKNKENEISIDFVGKKPGRGAYICKDIECFEKARKSKGFERAFETSIESEIYEALKKELGTENDK
- a CDS encoding L7Ae/L30e/S12e/Gadd45 family ribosomal protein, whose protein sequence is MTNRIYSFMGLARKANKLVSGDETCERLLKSGKVKLIVVAEDASFNTKKKYENACFHRRVEMRIFGTKELLGKFIGKGITSVVAILDKGFSNNLLKMIDDENNACGGEDIDKKKSL
- the infB gene encoding translation initiation factor IF-2, with protein sequence MTRKRVYEIAKELNTTSKRLIEKLSEINIVVKNHMSLLESDEIDSLYDYIGVIRHDEEKEEAQATNKKPIPIIDEELKEELKKEAKKAPRIIRKVEINLDSEEDLNKSGDKGQKKDGKDKHKKAPYVKVATSTSGLRPGLVRETKLEPKRPVTKTSEKEKEAEKKKTENEVKDAVVSEKKNDTAVSDKDLKQGEQSREKQLDTVKPVEAPNEEKQKNKSKKAEESEDKKQEAADKKSKESKKSSKKTEKVKEQKGSKESESHKADSKIKDESKKDAKDTKPAAKVAKEDKGKETKETIVKDKTSSKEAKKAQEMSKADLKSIQKEQSDTRQRGERRDFKEGREGRRDISKTKKAYKTKNKPNKNIFAAKKEVAGVLSDDEILDEFYDEKVKKPKKAKKDNKKDKKENQVPPKAVLTSVKLGETMTVKEFAEAIKKTSADVIKRLMKLGVMATVNQEIDFDTAAIIADEYGITAEKEVVITEEDILFDDSEDDNEDELVPRPPVVVVMGHVDHGKTSLLDAIKETNVTEKEAGGITQHIGAYTVNINNRNITFLDTPGHEAFTAMRARGAQVTDVAILVVAADDGVMPQTIEAINHAKAANVSIIVAINKIDRPEANPDRVKQELAEHGLLIEEWGGDTICVEVSAKKRINIDYLLEMVLLVADMLELKANPNRQAKGTVIEAKLDKDRGPIATMLVQRGTLHHGDSIVTGTLVGRIRAMTDDKGQRIMEAGPSTPVEILGLPEVPEAGETFYAITDEKIAKQLVEKRKQKLREQMLNPTVKVSLDDLFERIKAGEVKELNIIVKADVQGSVEAIKQSLEKLSNEEVGIKIIHGGVGAVTESDVTLAQVSNAIIIGFNVGTAGNVTEIAKDAGVDIRLYTVIYDAIEDVEAAMKGLLDPTYREVITGHVEIRQLFKASGVGTIGGGYVLDGKIIRNSGVRVLRNGIVVHEGKLASLKRFKDDVKEVVQGYECGLSLEKYNDIKVGDVIEAYVMEEVRE